The Haemorhous mexicanus isolate bHaeMex1 chromosome 5, bHaeMex1.pri, whole genome shotgun sequence genome contains a region encoding:
- the LOC132327154 gene encoding killer cell lectin-like receptor subfamily F member 1 isoform X1: MAGDVTYAAVAMLPRERPHAPSGTPNPGSAFIVPPLGDWHSHKCQRCPLLTGNTITYAELHVKPQPRGSSRAETSAPGCQHRSSAWFYVALVLAVLVLILLGVVATQAKQFLKGRAGKSGSLPHYGLNSTSSDISSERTVSAALLKQLVEELCEDGQGTTCELCPPGWQLHRGRCYFFSEEARSWEDSQKNCLARKSQLLVIEDEIEMEFIDNKDKDTKYIWIGLDTEDMEKTWSSVEDHRVKEKSRTALKSIEADKNCAVYRRKNLIQADNCQTLKEWICKKNATLLVL, from the exons GCTCTGCCTTTATTGTTCCTCCACTCGGTGACTGGCACAGCCACAAATGTCAGCGCTGCCCTCTCCTTACAGGAAACACCATCACATATGCTGAGCTGCATGTGAAGCCCCAGCCccgagggagcagcagagcagagactTCCGCTCCTG gctgccagcaTAGGAGCTCAGCCTGGTTCTACGTGGCGCTGGTCCTGGCAGTCCTCGTGCTCATCCTGCTGGGAGTCGTGGCCACACAAGCCAAGCAGT TTTtgaagggcagagcaggaaaatcaggAAGTTTGCCCCACTATGGTCTGAACAGCACCAGCAGTGACATTTCTTCAGAGAGGACTGTCTCAGCAGCACTCCTGAAACAGCTCGTGGAGGAGCTGTGTGAAGATGGACAGG GGACAACATGTGAGCTGTGTCcccctggctggcagctgcaCAGAGGCAGATGTTACTTCTTCTCTGAggaggccaggagctgggaggacAGCCAGAAAAACTGCCTGGCCAGGAAATCCCAGCTGCTTGTCATTGAGGATGAAATTGAGATG GAATTTATAGACAACAAAGACAAAGATACCAAATATATCTGGATTGGCTTGGACACTGAAGACATGGAGAAAACATGGAGTTCGGTGGAAGATCACAGAGTAAAAGAAAAGAG CAGGACAGCTCTAAAAAGCATCGAGGCTGACAAGAACTGTGCTgtttacagaaggaaaaacctGATCCAGGCAGATAACTGCCAGACCTTAAAGGAGTGGATCTGTAAGAAGAATGCAACTTTGCTGGTGCTCTGA
- the LOC132327154 gene encoding killer cell lectin-like receptor subfamily F member 1 isoform X4: protein MAGDVTYAAVAMLPRERPHAPSGTPNPGNTITYAELHVKPQPRGSSRAETSAPGCQHRSSAWFYVALVLAVLVLILLGVVATQAKQFLKGRAGKSGSLPHYGLNSTSSDISSERTVSAALLKQLVEELCEDGQGTTCELCPPGWQLHRGRCYFFSEEARSWEDSQKNCLARKSQLLVIEDEIEMEFIDNKDKDTKYIWIGLDTEDMEKTWSSVEDHRVKEKRTALKSIEADKNCAVYRRKNLIQADNCQTLKEWICKKNATLLVL, encoded by the exons GAAACACCATCACATATGCTGAGCTGCATGTGAAGCCCCAGCCccgagggagcagcagagcagagactTCCGCTCCTG gctgccagcaTAGGAGCTCAGCCTGGTTCTACGTGGCGCTGGTCCTGGCAGTCCTCGTGCTCATCCTGCTGGGAGTCGTGGCCACACAAGCCAAGCAGT TTTtgaagggcagagcaggaaaatcaggAAGTTTGCCCCACTATGGTCTGAACAGCACCAGCAGTGACATTTCTTCAGAGAGGACTGTCTCAGCAGCACTCCTGAAACAGCTCGTGGAGGAGCTGTGTGAAGATGGACAGG GGACAACATGTGAGCTGTGTCcccctggctggcagctgcaCAGAGGCAGATGTTACTTCTTCTCTGAggaggccaggagctgggaggacAGCCAGAAAAACTGCCTGGCCAGGAAATCCCAGCTGCTTGTCATTGAGGATGAAATTGAGATG GAATTTATAGACAACAAAGACAAAGATACCAAATATATCTGGATTGGCTTGGACACTGAAGACATGGAGAAAACATGGAGTTCGGTGGAAGATCACAGAGTAAAAGAAAAGAG GACAGCTCTAAAAAGCATCGAGGCTGACAAGAACTGTGCTgtttacagaaggaaaaacctGATCCAGGCAGATAACTGCCAGACCTTAAAGGAGTGGATCTGTAAGAAGAATGCAACTTTGCTGGTGCTCTGA
- the LOC132327154 gene encoding killer cell lectin-like receptor subfamily F member 1 isoform X3 — MAGDVTYAAVAMLPRERPHAPSGTPNPGNTITYAELHVKPQPRGSSRAETSAPGCQHRSSAWFYVALVLAVLVLILLGVVATQAKQFLKGRAGKSGSLPHYGLNSTSSDISSERTVSAALLKQLVEELCEDGQGTTCELCPPGWQLHRGRCYFFSEEARSWEDSQKNCLARKSQLLVIEDEIEMEFIDNKDKDTKYIWIGLDTEDMEKTWSSVEDHRVKEKSRTALKSIEADKNCAVYRRKNLIQADNCQTLKEWICKKNATLLVL, encoded by the exons GAAACACCATCACATATGCTGAGCTGCATGTGAAGCCCCAGCCccgagggagcagcagagcagagactTCCGCTCCTG gctgccagcaTAGGAGCTCAGCCTGGTTCTACGTGGCGCTGGTCCTGGCAGTCCTCGTGCTCATCCTGCTGGGAGTCGTGGCCACACAAGCCAAGCAGT TTTtgaagggcagagcaggaaaatcaggAAGTTTGCCCCACTATGGTCTGAACAGCACCAGCAGTGACATTTCTTCAGAGAGGACTGTCTCAGCAGCACTCCTGAAACAGCTCGTGGAGGAGCTGTGTGAAGATGGACAGG GGACAACATGTGAGCTGTGTCcccctggctggcagctgcaCAGAGGCAGATGTTACTTCTTCTCTGAggaggccaggagctgggaggacAGCCAGAAAAACTGCCTGGCCAGGAAATCCCAGCTGCTTGTCATTGAGGATGAAATTGAGATG GAATTTATAGACAACAAAGACAAAGATACCAAATATATCTGGATTGGCTTGGACACTGAAGACATGGAGAAAACATGGAGTTCGGTGGAAGATCACAGAGTAAAAGAAAAGAG CAGGACAGCTCTAAAAAGCATCGAGGCTGACAAGAACTGTGCTgtttacagaaggaaaaacctGATCCAGGCAGATAACTGCCAGACCTTAAAGGAGTGGATCTGTAAGAAGAATGCAACTTTGCTGGTGCTCTGA
- the LOC132327154 gene encoding killer cell lectin-like receptor subfamily F member 1 isoform X2 encodes MAGDVTYAAVAMLPRERPHAPSGTPNPGSAFIVPPLGDWHSHKCQRCPLLTGNTITYAELHVKPQPRGSSRAETSAPGCQHRSSAWFYVALVLAVLVLILLGVVATQAKQFLKGRAGKSGSLPHYGLNSTSSDISSERTVSAALLKQLVEELCEDGQGTTCELCPPGWQLHRGRCYFFSEEARSWEDSQKNCLARKSQLLVIEDEIEMEFIDNKDKDTKYIWIGLDTEDMEKTWSSVEDHRVKEKRTALKSIEADKNCAVYRRKNLIQADNCQTLKEWICKKNATLLVL; translated from the exons GCTCTGCCTTTATTGTTCCTCCACTCGGTGACTGGCACAGCCACAAATGTCAGCGCTGCCCTCTCCTTACAGGAAACACCATCACATATGCTGAGCTGCATGTGAAGCCCCAGCCccgagggagcagcagagcagagactTCCGCTCCTG gctgccagcaTAGGAGCTCAGCCTGGTTCTACGTGGCGCTGGTCCTGGCAGTCCTCGTGCTCATCCTGCTGGGAGTCGTGGCCACACAAGCCAAGCAGT TTTtgaagggcagagcaggaaaatcaggAAGTTTGCCCCACTATGGTCTGAACAGCACCAGCAGTGACATTTCTTCAGAGAGGACTGTCTCAGCAGCACTCCTGAAACAGCTCGTGGAGGAGCTGTGTGAAGATGGACAGG GGACAACATGTGAGCTGTGTCcccctggctggcagctgcaCAGAGGCAGATGTTACTTCTTCTCTGAggaggccaggagctgggaggacAGCCAGAAAAACTGCCTGGCCAGGAAATCCCAGCTGCTTGTCATTGAGGATGAAATTGAGATG GAATTTATAGACAACAAAGACAAAGATACCAAATATATCTGGATTGGCTTGGACACTGAAGACATGGAGAAAACATGGAGTTCGGTGGAAGATCACAGAGTAAAAGAAAAGAG GACAGCTCTAAAAAGCATCGAGGCTGACAAGAACTGTGCTgtttacagaaggaaaaacctGATCCAGGCAGATAACTGCCAGACCTTAAAGGAGTGGATCTGTAAGAAGAATGCAACTTTGCTGGTGCTCTGA